GAAAGCCACTCCCGACGCTCCGGAAAGTGCCGCGGGCAGTCGCGCCGCAGCCCAGCGCCTCAAGATGCGCCGCGAGCTGGCAGCCGCGGCGATGGAGCTGTTCGCGACCAAGGGCTACGAGGCGACGACCGTCGACGAGATCGCCGCGGCGGCCGGGGTCGCCCGGCGGACCTTCTTCCGCCACTTCCGCTCCAAGGAAGAGGCGATCTTCCCGGACCACGACGACACGCTCGTACGCGCAGAGGCGGTGCTCAACGCGGCTCCGGCGCACGAGCATCCGCTGGACACGGTGTGCCGGGGCATCAAGGAGGTCATGCGGATGTACGCGGCCTCCCCGGCGGTCTCCGTCGAGCGCTACCGCCTGACCCGTGAGGTGCCCACCCTGCGGGAGCGGGAAATCGCCTCGGTGGCCCGCTACGAGCGGCTGTTCACCCGCTATCTGCTGGGCCACTTCGACGAGCGCGACCACCACGACGGCAATGACGACCCGCTGCTTGCGGAGGTGGCCGCGTCGGCGGTCGTCACCGCGCACAATCACGTGCTGCGCCGCTGGCTGCGGGCGGGCGGCCGGGGGGACGTCGAGTCCCAGCTGGACCACGCCTTCGCGATCGTCCGCGACACCTTCGGCTCGGGCATCGGCGCGGGCCGCACGCCGCAGGGCGAACGGACCGGTCCGGCGGCGGTCTCGACGCGGACGAGCGACGACGTCCTGGTGACGGTGGCGCGGACGGATGCGCCCCTGGACGAGGTCATGCGCACGATCGAGCGCGCCCTGAGCAACCACCGGGCCTGACCGCGCGAGGGACAAGCCCCGCGCGGCACCCCGCCACCCTCACCCCCCGCACGCAAGTGAACACGCACCGCAACGGCCGCCTCTCCTCAGGCGGCCGTTGCTGCTCGCACATGCCCGTCAGATGACATCGAAGAGAAATTGTTGGCACGCAGTGTCTTGCGAGCTGGCACGGCGTGCCATACGTTGAAGGAGTCCGGGCGGCCGGCGTGCAGAGACGATTCGTACGCCGGCTGTCCCCGCAAACCATCGGTTTGTGCGCCCGGACGCCTGCGTCACAGGCAACCTCTCGCGCCCACCAGCGCTGCCAACAGCACCACCCCGCCGAACCGACGGCACACCTCCACAGCAGCAACCCGACGTTCCCCCTCAGCGTTCCCCGAACGCGCTTCGCCGGAGGCACCCCGTGAAGGAAATCCTGGACGCGATCCAGTCGATGGACAGCACGTCCGCCGACTTCGCCGCACTGCCCCTCCCCGACTCGTACCGCGCGGTGACCGTGCACAAGGACGAGGTCGAGATGTTCGCGGGTCTCGAGACCCGCGAGAAGGACCCCCGCAAGTCCCTCCATGTCGAGGACGTGCCGGTGCCCGAACTCGGGCCGGGCGAGGCTCTGGTGGCAGTGATGGCCAGCTCGGTGAACTACAACTCCGTCTGGACCTCCATCTTCGAGCCGATGGCCACCTTCGGCTTCCTGGAGCGGTACGGAAAGCTCTCCGAGCTCACCAAGCGGCACGACCTGCCGTACCACATCATCGGCTCCGACCTGGCGGGTGTCGTGCTGCGCACGGGCCCCGGAGTCAACGCCTGGCAGCCGGGCGACGAGGTCGTCGCGCACTGTCTGTCCGTGGAGCTCGAGTCGAGCGACGGCCACAACGACACGATGCTCGACCCCGAGCAGCGCATCTGGGGCTTCGAGACCAACTTCGGCGGTCTGGCCGAGATCGCGCTGGTGAAGTCCAACCAGCTGATGCCCAAGCCGCAGCACCTCAGCTGGGAGGAGGCCGCGTCTCCGGGCCTGGTCAACTCCACCGCGTACCGCCAGCTCGTCTCGCGCAACGGCGCGGGCATGAAGCAGGGCGACAACGTGCTGATCTGGGGCGCGAGCGGCGGACTCGGTTCGTACGCCACCCAGTTCGCGCTGGCCGGCGGCGCCAACCCGATCTGTGTGGTCTCCAGCCCGCAGAAGGCGGACATCTGCCGCGCGATGGGCGCCGAGGCGATCATCGACCGCAACGCCGAGGGCTACAAGTTCTGGAAGGACGAGCACAACCAGGACCCGCGCGAGTGGAAGCGCTTCGGCAAGCGCATCCGTGAACTCACCGGCGGTGAGGACGTCGACATCGTCTTCGAGCACCCGGGCCGCGAGACCTTCGGCGCGAGCGTGTACGTCACCCGCAAGGGCGGCACGATCGTGACGTGCGCCTCCACCTCCGGCTACAACCACGAGTACGACAACCGTTACCTGTGGATGTCGCTGAAGAGGATCGTGGGCTCGCACTTCGCCAACTACCGCGAGGCGTGGGAGGCCAACCGCCTGATCGCCAAGGGCAAGATCCACCCGACCCTGTCGAAGGTCTACTCGCTCGACGACACCGGCCAGGCCGCGTACGACGTGCACCGCAACCTCCACCAGGGCAAGGTCGGAGTGCTCGCCCTCGCCCCGCGCGAGGGACTGGGCGTCCGCGACGAGGAGATGCGCGCCAAGCACATCGACGCCATCAATCGCTTCCGCAACGTCTGAGAGACGCACACATGACAGAGCGTCAGAAGGACCGGCCGTGGCTCATGCGGACGTACGCCGGTCACTCGACCGCCGAGGCGTCCAACGAGCTCTACCGGCGCAACCTCGCCAAGGGCCAGACGGGCCTGTCGGTCGCGTTCGACCTGCCGACGCAGACGGGCTACGACCCGGACCACATCCTCGCCCGCGGCGAGGTGGGCCGGGTCGGGGTCCCCGTCTCGCATCTCGGTGACATGCGGCGGCTGTTCCAGGAGATCCCGCTGGAGCAGATGAACACCTCGATGACGATCAACGCCACCGCGATGTGGCTGCTGGCGCTCTATCAGGTGGTCGCCGAGGAGCAGGGCGCCGACATCACCAAGCTCCAGGGGACGACGCAGAACGACATCGTCAAGGAGTACCTGTCGCGCGGGACGCATGTCTTCCCGCCCGGCCCCTCTCTCCGGCTGACCACCGACATGATCACGTACACGGTGGCCAACATCCCCAAGTGGAACCCGATCAACATCTGCAGCTACCACCTGCAGGAGGCGGGCGCCACACCGGTCCAGGAGATCTCGTACGCGATGTCCACCGCGATCGCCGTGCTGGACGCCGTCCGCGACTCCGGTCAGGTGCCCGCCGAGAAGTTCGGCGATGTGGTCGCCCGTATCTCCTTCTTCGTGAACGCGGGCGTCCGCTTCATCGAGGAAATGTGCAAGATGCGCGCCTTCGGCCGCATCTGGGACAAGGTCACCCGCGAGCGGTACGGCATCGAGAACGAGAAGCAGCGGCGCTTCCGCTATGGCGTCCAGGTCAACTCTCTCGGCCTGACCGAGGCCCAGCCCGAGAACAACGTCCAGCGCATCGTCCTCGAAATGCTGGCCGTGACCCTCTCGAAGGACGCACGCGCGCGTGCCGTCCAGCTTCCCGCCTGGAACGAGGCCCTGGGCCTGCCCCGGCCCTGGGACCAGCAGTGGTCGCTGCGTATCCAGCAGGTGCTGGCTCACGAGAGCGACCTCCTGGAGTATGAGGACATCTTCGCGGGCTCGCACGTCATCGAGGCCAAGGTGGACACCCTCGTCGACGAGTGCCTCGACGAGATCGCCCGGATCCAGGAGATGGGCGGCGCGATGGCGGCCGTCGAGTCCGGCTATCTCAAGTCACAGCTGGTCTCCTCGCACGCCGAACGGCGCGCCCGGATCGAAGCGGGCGACGAGAAGATCGTCGGCGTGAACATATTCGAGACCACCGAGCCCAACCCGCTCACCGCGGACCTGGACGAGGCGATCATGACGGTCGACCCGGCCAACGAGGCGCGGGTGGTCGCGAAGCTCCACGAGTGGCGCGACAACCGCGACGAGGCCCGGGCGACCGAGGCGCTGGCCGCACTGAAGAAGGCCGCCGCAGGGTCCACGAACCTGATGGCCGCCACCGTCGAATGCGCCCGCGCGGGCGTCACGACCGGCGAGTGGTCCTGGGCGCTGCGCGATGTCTTCGGCGAGTTCCGCGCGCCCACCGGCGTCTCCAGCGCACCTGTCGCCGTCACCGCCGAGGCGGGCACGCCGCTCGCCCTCGTCCGCGAGAAGGTGTCGCGTACCGCCGACGAGCTCGGCTCCGGACGGCTGCGGCTCCTTGTCGGCAAGCCCGGTCTGGACGGGCACTCCAACGGTGCCGAGCAGATCGCCGTACGGGCCCGCGACGCGGGCTTCGAGGTGGTCTACCAGGGCATCAGGCTCACACCCGAGCAGATCGTCAACGCGGCCCTCGCCGAGGACGTGCACTGTGTGGGCCTGTCGATCCTGTCCGGCTCGCACGCCGAGTTGGTGCCGGATGTGCTGGAGCGGCTGCGCGAAGCCGGCGCCGCGGCTTCCCCTGGGCCTGGCGGCCCGGGAGATACCCCTATTCCGGTGATCGTCGGCGGGATCATCCCGACACGCGACGCCATCGATCTGAAGGCGGCGGGTGTGGCCGCCGTGTTCACCCCGAAGGACTTCGGCATCACCGAGATCATCGGCCGTATCGTCGACGAGATCCGGAAAGCGAACAAGCTCGACCCTCTGGAGGTCCCCGCATGACCGTCAACCGTCTCCGCCCGCGTCGCTCGTGCCTGGCGGTCCCGGGTTCGAACCCTCGCTTCCTGGAGAAGGCCCAGGGCCTGCCGGCCGACCAGGTCTTCCTGGACCTGGAGGACGCCTGCGCTCCGCTGGCCAAGCCCGAGGCCCGGCACACCATTGTCAAGTTCCTCAACGAGGGCGACTGGACGGGCAAGACCAGGGTCGTGCGGGTCAACGACTGGACCACCGAGTGGACCTACCGCGACGTCGTCACCGTCGTCGAGGGCGCCGGGCAGAACCTCGACTGCATCATGCTGCCGAAGGTCCAGGACGCCCAGCAGGTCGTCGCCCTCGACCTCCTGCTCACCCAGATCGAGAAGACCATGGGCTTCGAGGTCGGCAAGATCGGCATCGAGGCGCAGATCGAGAACGCGCAGGGCCTGAACAACGTCAACGCGATCGCGCAGGCCTCCCCGCGCGTGGAGACGATCATCTTCGGCCCGGCCGACTTCATGGCGTCCATCAACATGAAGTCCCTGGTCGTCGGCGAGCAGCCGCCCGGCTACCCGGCCGACGCCTACCACTACATCCTGATGAAGATCCTCATGGCCGCCCGCGCCAACAACCTCCAGGCGATCGACGGCCCCTACCTGCAGATCCGCAACCCGGAGGGCTACCGCGCCGTCGCGCAGCGCGCGGCCGCCCTCGGTTTCGACGGCAAGTGGGTGCTGCACCCGGACCAGGTCGCCGCCGCGAACGAGATCTTCTCGCCCTCGCAGGAGGACTTCGACCACGCCGAGCTGATCCTTGACGCGTACGAGTACTACACCTCCGAGGCGGGCGGCAAGAAGGGCTCGGCGATGCTCGGCGACGAGATGATCGACGAGGCGAGCCGCAAGATGGCGCTGGTCATCTCCGGCAAGGGCCGCGCCGCCGGCATGCAGCGCACCTCGAAGTTCGAAGCCCCGGAGGCCTGATCATGCAGTTCGGACGCACCTACGAGGAGTTCGAGGTCGGCGCTGTCTACAAGCACTGGCCCGGAAAAACGGTCACCGAGTACGACGACCACCTCTTCTGCCTGCTCACCATGAACCACCACCCCCTCCACATGGACACCAACTATGCGGAGAAGACGACGGACTTCGGCAAGAACGTCGTCGTCGGCAACTACATCTACTCGCTGCTCCTCGGCATGTCCGTCCCGGACGTCTCCGGCAAGGCCATCGCCAACCTTGAGATCGAGTCGCTGAGGCACGTCGCGCCGACCTTCCACGGCGACACGATCTACGGCGAGACGACCGTCCTGGACAAGACCCCGTCACGCTCCAAGAGCGACCGCGGAATCGTCTATGTCGAGACGAAGGGTTACAAGCAGGACGGCACCCTCGTCTGCGTGTTCCGGCGCAAGGTGATGGTCCCGACCGAGACGTACATCAAGGAGCGCGGCGGCGAGCAGCCCGGCCGCCCGGAGCTGAAGGCACAGGAGAAGTAGCCATGGCGCGTCTCGCCCAGACCGCAGGTCTGACCGACATCCAGCAGGAAATCCTGGCCACCGTCCGGGACTTCGTCGACAAGGAGATCATCCCTGTCGCCACCGAGCTGGAGCACCGCGACGAGTACCCGACGCAGATCGTCGAAGGCCTCAAGGAACTCGGCCTGTTCGGGCTGATGATCCCGGAGGAGTACGGCGGCCTGGGCGAGTCGCTGCTCACCTACGCGCTCTGCGTCGAGGAGATCGCGCGTGGCTGGATGTCCGTCTCGGGCATCATCAACACGCACTTCATCGTGGCGTACATGCTCAAGCAGCACGGCACCCAGGAACAGAAGGACACCTTCCTGCCGCGCATGGCGCTCGGCGAGGTCCGTGGCGCGTTCTCGATGTCGGAGCCGGGTCTTGGTTCCGATGTGTCGGCCATCACGTCCAAGGGCGTCAAGGACGGCGACGAGTACGTCCTGAACGGCCAGAAGATGTGGCTGACGAACGGCGGAACGTCCACTTTGGTCGCCGTTCTGTGCCGGAGTGACGAAGGACACCCGGAGGGCACCGCCCCCCACAAGTCGATGACGACCTTCCTGGTCGAGAAGGAGCCCGGCTTCGGAGAGGTCCGCCCCGGCCTCACCATCCCCGGGAAGATCGACAAGATGGGTTACAAGGGCGTCGACACGACCGAACTCATCATGGACGGACTGCGCATTCCGGCCGATCGGGTACTCGGCGGCACCACCGGCCGAGGGTTTTACCAAATGATGGACGGCGTGGAAGTCGGTCGCGTGAATGTCGCCGCACGTGGCTGCGGCGTCGCACAGCGTGCCTTTGAACTGGGCGTCTCCTACGCCCAGCAACGTCACACTTTCGGCAAGCCGATCGCCCAGCACCAGGCGATTCAGTTCAAGCTGGCCGAGATGGCTACCAAGGTCGAGGCCGCGCATGCCATGATGGTGAACGCGGCACGCAAAAAGGACTCCGGGGAACGAAACGACCTGGAGGCAGGGATGGCGAAGTACCTCGCCTCCGAGTACTGCAAGGAAGTCGTCGAGGACGCCTTCCGTATCCACGGCGGTTACGGCTTCTCCAAGGAGTACGAGATCGAGCGCCTCTACCGTGAGGCTCCGATGCTGCTGATCGGCGAAGGTACCGCCGAGATCCAGAAAATGATCATCGGCCGTCGGCTGCTCGAGGAGTACCGATTCCAGGGTTGATTGTCGCGTATGAGCCGGTTCGGCCGCGAAGGCGATCACGCCCTGTCATCGTCTTCCGGCCGCCGACTCGGGCTCTTGCTTTCCCAGTTGCGGCCCGCAACCGATAGCATCGCCCAGAAAGCCGCCGTCCCCCGTTGCCTGCGCGGCATCATCCGCTACGAAGGTCATCCATGCCCCACAGCCAAACCTCTGCACCACGCGGCCGCGTCCGCCTTGCGCGCGGAGCATCGCCGTGGCTTCTGCCGACCGTCGCCACCGCTGCACTCAGCCTTGCCCGCTCGCGTCGCTCCCGGCGTGCGGCGGCCATCGCCGTGCCCACCACCGCGCTCGCGGCGGGCATGCTGTGGTTCTTCCGCGACCCCGAGCGAGAGATCGCCAAGGGCCGCGTCATCTCCCCCGCCGACGGTGTGGTGCAGAGCATCATGCCGTGGAAGGACGGACGTACCCGCGTCGCGATCTTCATGAGCCCGCTGAACGTCCACGTCAACCGCGCCCCCCTCGCGGGCACGGTGACGTCCGTCGAGCACGTACCCGGCGGTTTTGTGCCGGCGTTCAACAAGGAGAGCGAGAACAACGAGCGCGTTGTCTGGCACTTCGACACCGAGCTCGGCGACATCGAGATGGTGCAGATCGCGGGTGCTGTCGCCCGGCGCATCGTGCCGTACATCCCCCAGGGGACGAAGGTCGAGCAGGGCGAGCGCATTGGTCTGATCCGCTTCGGATCGCGCGTTGACATCTACCTTCCGGAAGGTGTCGACGTCGCCGTCGAGGTCGGTCAGACCACGACCGCGGGGGTGACTCGAATTGACCGTGATTGATCCCGACACACAGGCAGGCTGGGTCGCCGAGGCAGAGGCCGAGGACGACACCGAGGAGATGCCGCTCTCACTGCGGCTGTCGATAGCCGACACCCTCACGCTCGGTAACGCCACGTGCGGATTCATGGCGGTGTACTTCACCACCACCGGGATCCTGATCCCGCACCTCACCGGCAGCAACGAGAGCGGCATGGCGCGCAACAGCGCGGCGACCGCCGTGATCCTCATGCTGCTGGCCGCGATCTTCGACCTCTGCGACGGACTCGTGGCGCGCAAGCTGCGCAGCTCGCCGATGGGCGCGGAGCTGGACAACCTCTCCGACCTGATCAGCTTCGGGCTCGCCCCTGCCTACTTCGTGCTCGTGTACGGAATGGTCGCGGACGACGCCCAGCAGAAGGTCTCGGCGGTGGCCGCGATCGTCGTGCTGCTGGCGGTGGTGCTGAGGCTTGCCAGATTCTCGTGCGTGACCATGAAGGACGGCATGTTCCAGGGCATGCCGAGCCCCTTCGGAGCGCTCACGGTGGTCTCGATCGTGCTGCTCGAGCTGCCGTTCATCCCGACGCTGCTGGCGATCATCGGCACGGCATGGCTGATGGTGAGCAGGGTCGAGTACCCCAAGCCGCGGGGCGTCCTCGCGGTGGCGATGCTCGGCTGGATCGTCGCCGCGATGGGGATGCTGGCGGCGTGGGCGTTCGACGCCCCGGGCGGTCAGGTGCTGCTCCAGACCGGCTGCGCGCTGCAGATCGTGATGGCGGCGACGATTCCGCTCTTCGCGACGGCGCGACGTGTGAACACGTTCCGTGACAACCGCCGCGAGAACCGCGAGGCGCGGGCGGCGCAGCTGCCGTAGCGCGAAGCGTACGTACGACGAGGGCCCGGGTGCGATCCGCGCGATCCGCACTCGGGCCCTCGTCACGTCCCGCGCCCTCTGGTGATCGGCTCCCCGCCGGGTGGGCCCGGTCGCCCTACGCACCGTAAGCGCCCCGGATGTGCTGGTCGCTGTCCTGGACGTGCTCAAGGGCCGGGCAGGTGCCGTCCTGGGCCCCGGAGCACACCGAGCGGCCCGGCCTCGGTGCCCGGGGCGGCCCAGGCGTCGTTCGCGGCCTCAGCAGCTCATGCGAGACAGGCGATTTCCGCGAGCGACCCGCAGGGGACGCCCGCACACACCAACGCGCCGGACGGGCGAAAGAAGCCCGTCCGGCGGTTGAGGACAACGCGGCCGATGGTCGCGTGCGAGCCTGCGGCCCCTCAGCTGCCCGACTTGTACGACTCCGCCGACTTGGACACCGCCGCCGGCCGCACCACCTTCAGGCCGCCCGGCACCTTGAGGTCCGGCTTCATGATCAGACTCTGCCGCGTCGACGGAGCCGCCGGGTCGGAGAAGTTGTTCGTGATGCCGAAGCCGTTGTCGTAGGCAGAGATGGTCAGCAGCGCCTTGTCGATGCCCTCTCGTGTCAGGTCCTTGGCCGCGCAAGCCTTCTTCAGCACCTCGCCGTAGACGCTCGCCGCCGTGTAACCGGCGACCACGCCGTTGTCGAGGCCGTCCTTCGGGTAGGCGGCCTTGTACTCCTTCGCCAGCTTCGCCGGACCCGCCCCCTGGTCACCGATGGGGAGGGTGGAGGCGGCGACGTAGTAGTCCTTGGTCAGCGCGGGTGCCGCCGGCGTGCCCAGCAGCTGCGGAGCGAAGGCGGAGTTGTTGCCGACCATCGGGACGTTGAACCCGCCTGCCGCGGCGACGCCGACCAGCGAGGCCGCCTGGCGCGGCCCGGCGCTGATGAGGACCGCCTTGACGCCCGCCTTCTTGAGCGCCGCGACCTGTGCGGACATGTCGTTGTCGGTCGGCTTGATCTTCTGCTCGACAACCGTGAGACCGGCCTGCTGCGCCGCGTACTTGGAGCCCTTCAGCGCGTTCTCCCCGAAGTCGCCCTCGAAGTAGACATGGCCGATCTTGTCGCCCTTGGCGATGCGCTTCTGGCTGAGGAGATAGTCGACGGCGTTGATCGTCTCGATGTCGTACGTCGCACCCACGACCCGGATGTACGGGCTGCCCAGCAGCGATGCCGACCAGGCCTGGGGCACCACGAGCGCCTTGTCCTGGCCGTCGATACGGCCCTTGACCGCGGCGACGAAGGGCGAGCCGATGAACTGCGCGAAGCCGAGCACCTTCGGTTCGAGTTCGGTGTACCCGGCGACGGCCTTCTGCGGGTCGTAGCCGTGGTCGCGGACGGTCAGTTCGATGCTGCGGCCGCAGATGCCGCCGGCGGCGTTGGTCTGCTTCGCCCACAGCTGCTGCGCCTGGGTGACGCTCTTGCCGAGTGAGGCGTAGACGCCGGTCATGTCGGTGAGCACGCCCAGGTTGATGGTCTTGGCCGTGACGCCTTCGCCGGTCTTCACTCCTGCGGCGTCCTTCTCGGAACCGCCGCCTTCGGTGGCCTTCGAGCTGCATCCGGCGAGGGCTGAGCTGGTCAGGGTCAGGGCGGCGGCCAGCGCCGCCAGGTACAGACGTGGCTTCATGTCTACTCCCGTGGGGTCTTGCGCGAGGTGATGAGACGGGTGAGTCCGCCGGGCAGGAAAAGGACGACCGCGACGACCGCGGCGCCGTACAGGTAGCGAGATGCCTCTCCGGGTGCGACGCCGCCCGTGCCGGGGGCGGAGACCAGCGGGAGGGTGTCGCTGTAGTGGGTGAGGATCTGGGGCAGCAGGGAGACGAAGACCGCGCCCACGACGGCGCCGGCGACCGTGCCGAGGCCCCCGATCACGATCATGGCGAGGAATTCGAGGGAGAGGATGACCCCGAAGTACTCGGGGACGGTGCGCTGGAAGACCAGGGCGATCAGTACGCCCGCGAGTCCCGCGTACATCGAGGACAGGACGAAGACGGCGGCCCGGTAGCGGGCGACCGGGACGCCCATGACGCCCGCGGCGATGCGGTGGTCACGGACGGCGTTCATCGCGCGGCCGGGGCGGCCTCGTAGCACTCCCCGGGCGAAGAGGCCGCAGCCGATGAGGGCGAGCAGCGCCACGTACCAGAGCTTCTCGGCGGACTGGAAGGGGACGGCTGCGATGACCGTCTCGCTGTCGTCGAAGTCGATGCCGAAGAGCGAGAGGGGTGGAACGGCCCGGCCGTTGAATCCTCCTGTCAGATCACTGGCGTTGAAGAGGACGTGCTGGCCTATGAAGATCAGCGCGAGCGTCGCGATGCCGAGATACGCGCCGCGCAGCCGTCCCGCGATCGGGCTGAACAGGCCGCCTGCCACGCCTGCGACGAGCACCGCCAGCACGGCGGCGAGCCAGGTAGGCAGGCCGAGGCCGGTGAGGCGGTGGCCGTTCTCCACTCCGCTCTCGCCCGCCAGGACGCAGTAGCTGTACGCGCCCACCGCCAGGAAGAAGGCGTGCCCCATGGAGAGCTGCCCGGTGGCGCCGGTGAGGAGGTTGATGCCGATCGCGCCGATCGCGGCGGCCATCGCGAAGAGTCCGGCCTGCAGCCAGAAGCGGTCCAGGTAGAGGGGCAGAGCCAGGAGGAAGACGGTGCCGGCGACCCAGAGATATGCCTGGGGAGACGTGACGTAGGCTCTGGGGCTTTTCACGTCCGCCCGGGGGCTCGTCGTCACTTCTGTCTCGGGGTTCTTCAGCGTCTCAGACACGGGCGGGCTCCTTCGTACCGAAGAGTCCGGCCGGCCTGAGCAGCAGGACGAGCACCATCACCAGATACGGCGCGAGATCGCCGATCCCCCGGCCCAGGAAGGACAGTTCGCCCTGGTAGCCGGTGGCGAACGACTCGGTGACACCGACGATCAGACCTCCCGCGAGCGCGCCGGTGGTGGAGTCGAGCCCGCCGAGGATCGCCGCCGGGAAGGCCTTGAGTGCGGCGAGGGATGTGGCACGTTCCAGCCCCGGGGTGGGGAAGACGGTGAGGAAGAGCGCGGCCACGGCGGCGAGCGCGCCCGCGACCGCCCAGGCGGCGAGCGAGACCCGGCCCAGACGTACGCCCATCAGCGCCGCGGTTTCCGGATTCTCGGCCGCCGCGCGCATCGACACGCCCCACGAGGTGTAGCGGAACGCGAGCAGGAACACCGTGATGAGCAGGGCCGCGGACACAAAGGCGGCGATACGGGTCTGTGCGACGGTGATGTCCCCGATGGTGACGACGCGATCGCCCCACGGGTCTCCGAGTGCGAGGACGTCCGTGCCGATACGGCGGGTGAGTTCGGTGGTCAGCAGGATGTCCACGCCGATGGTGACGATGGCCAGGACACTGTGGTCGGAGCCCCGGTAACGCCGCATGACGAGGAATTCCACGGCCGCGCCGACGAGGGCGGCGCCCGCGATGCCGACGGCGAGCGCGGCCCAGAAGCCGATGTCGTCGTGGAGTACGGCGGTGACATATCCGCCCGCGAGAAGCAGTGACGCGTGGGCGAAGTTGACGACTTCGGTGGCCTTGAAGATGACGACGAAGCCGAGCGCGATCAGCGCGTAGACGGAGCCGATGGACAGTCCGCCGAGGAGTAGTTCGGTGAAGGTCGTCATACCTGGGCCTCCGTTCCTAGATAGGCCTGTACGACGGCCGGGTCGCTCTGTACCTGGGTGGGAGTGCCGTCGGCGATCCGGCGCCCGAAGTCCAGTACGGTCACGGCGTCCGCGAGCCGCATCACCACCCCCATGTCGTGTTCGACAAGCACGATGGATATGCCGAGGCTGTCTCGTACGCCCGCGATGACGGAGGCGGTCTGCCGCCGCTCGTCGGCGGTCATCCCTGCGACGGGCTCGTCGAGGAGCAGCAGCCGCGGTTCCATGCACAGGGCGCGGCCGAGTTCGACGAGCTTCTGCTTTCCGTACGGGAGTGCTCCCGCAGGTCGGTCCAGATCGCCGCCGAGTCCGGTGAACTCCGCGATCTCCCGTACCCGGTCCAGGTGTTGGCGCGCCTCGCGGGCGGCGGACGGCAGTCGCAGCCCGGCGGCGAGGAACCCGGCGCGGGTGAGCCTGTGGCGGCCGAGCAGCAGGCTGTCGGCGACGGTGGCGTGCGGAGGGAGCGCGAGGTTCTGGAAGGTACGGGCGATGCCGAGTGCGGCAATGCGGTCGGGAGGGAGCCCGGTGAGCTCCTTCTCGCCGAAGCGGACGCTGCCGGAGGTGGCCCGGTAGACGCCGGACAGGACGTTGAAGGTGGTGGACTTTCCAGCGCCGTTGGGGCCGATGAGGGCGTGGACGCTGCCCGGCTGGACGGTGAAGGAGACCGAGTCGAGGGCGGTGAGCCCGGCGAAGCGGACGGTGAGGTCCGTGACGTCGAGGGCGGGCACGGCGGGGCCGCTGGGGTTTGCCGCGCCTTCCTCCAGGGGACGGGGTTCGCTCACGCCGACCACCTGCTCAGGGCCGGAGCCGACGCCTGCGCGGTGACTGCGTCGGCCGCCGCCGTCTCGTCGACCACGCCCAGATACCGGCGCCGTACCTCGTCCGAGGCGGCGAGTTCGTCCGCCCGGCCCGAGAGAGCGACCTCGCCGACGTCGAGTACGTACGCCGCCGAGGCAAGCCGCAGCGCGATCGCCGCGTTCTGCTCGACCAGCAGGACCGACGTTCCGGTGGCGTTGATCTCCTGCACGGTCTCGGCGATGCGCTCCGCCATCAGCGGGGCGAGGCCGAGCGACGGCTCGTCGAGCAGCAGAAGCCGCGGCCGGGCCATCAACGCCCTTCCCATCGCGAGCATTTGCTGCTCGCCGCCCGACAGCAGTCCCGCACGCTGATGCGCGC
This window of the Streptomyces sp. SLBN-118 genome carries:
- a CDS encoding TetR family transcriptional regulator, translated to MPQPAKPTRTKATPDAPESAAGSRAAAQRLKMRRELAAAAMELFATKGYEATTVDEIAAAAGVARRTFFRHFRSKEEAIFPDHDDTLVRAEAVLNAAPAHEHPLDTVCRGIKEVMRMYAASPAVSVERYRLTREVPTLREREIASVARYERLFTRYLLGHFDERDHHDGNDDPLLAEVAASAVVTAHNHVLRRWLRAGGRGDVESQLDHAFAIVRDTFGSGIGAGRTPQGERTGPAAVSTRTSDDVLVTVARTDAPLDEVMRTIERALSNHRA
- the ccrA gene encoding crotonyl-CoA carboxylase/reductase gives rise to the protein MKEILDAIQSMDSTSADFAALPLPDSYRAVTVHKDEVEMFAGLETREKDPRKSLHVEDVPVPELGPGEALVAVMASSVNYNSVWTSIFEPMATFGFLERYGKLSELTKRHDLPYHIIGSDLAGVVLRTGPGVNAWQPGDEVVAHCLSVELESSDGHNDTMLDPEQRIWGFETNFGGLAEIALVKSNQLMPKPQHLSWEEAASPGLVNSTAYRQLVSRNGAGMKQGDNVLIWGASGGLGSYATQFALAGGANPICVVSSPQKADICRAMGAEAIIDRNAEGYKFWKDEHNQDPREWKRFGKRIRELTGGEDVDIVFEHPGRETFGASVYVTRKGGTIVTCASTSGYNHEYDNRYLWMSLKRIVGSHFANYREAWEANRLIAKGKIHPTLSKVYSLDDTGQAAYDVHRNLHQGKVGVLALAPREGLGVRDEEMRAKHIDAINRFRNV
- a CDS encoding protein meaA, producing MTERQKDRPWLMRTYAGHSTAEASNELYRRNLAKGQTGLSVAFDLPTQTGYDPDHILARGEVGRVGVPVSHLGDMRRLFQEIPLEQMNTSMTINATAMWLLALYQVVAEEQGADITKLQGTTQNDIVKEYLSRGTHVFPPGPSLRLTTDMITYTVANIPKWNPINICSYHLQEAGATPVQEISYAMSTAIAVLDAVRDSGQVPAEKFGDVVARISFFVNAGVRFIEEMCKMRAFGRIWDKVTRERYGIENEKQRRFRYGVQVNSLGLTEAQPENNVQRIVLEMLAVTLSKDARARAVQLPAWNEALGLPRPWDQQWSLRIQQVLAHESDLLEYEDIFAGSHVIEAKVDTLVDECLDEIARIQEMGGAMAAVESGYLKSQLVSSHAERRARIEAGDEKIVGVNIFETTEPNPLTADLDEAIMTVDPANEARVVAKLHEWRDNRDEARATEALAALKKAAAGSTNLMAATVECARAGVTTGEWSWALRDVFGEFRAPTGVSSAPVAVTAEAGTPLALVREKVSRTADELGSGRLRLLVGKPGLDGHSNGAEQIAVRARDAGFEVVYQGIRLTPEQIVNAALAEDVHCVGLSILSGSHAELVPDVLERLREAGAAASPGPGGPGDTPIPVIVGGIIPTRDAIDLKAAGVAAVFTPKDFGITEIIGRIVDEIRKANKLDPLEVPA
- a CDS encoding CoA ester lyase, which encodes MTVNRLRPRRSCLAVPGSNPRFLEKAQGLPADQVFLDLEDACAPLAKPEARHTIVKFLNEGDWTGKTRVVRVNDWTTEWTYRDVVTVVEGAGQNLDCIMLPKVQDAQQVVALDLLLTQIEKTMGFEVGKIGIEAQIENAQGLNNVNAIAQASPRVETIIFGPADFMASINMKSLVVGEQPPGYPADAYHYILMKILMAARANNLQAIDGPYLQIRNPEGYRAVAQRAAALGFDGKWVLHPDQVAAANEIFSPSQEDFDHAELILDAYEYYTSEAGGKKGSAMLGDEMIDEASRKMALVISGKGRAAGMQRTSKFEAPEA
- a CDS encoding MaoC family dehydratase → MQFGRTYEEFEVGAVYKHWPGKTVTEYDDHLFCLLTMNHHPLHMDTNYAEKTTDFGKNVVVGNYIYSLLLGMSVPDVSGKAIANLEIESLRHVAPTFHGDTIYGETTVLDKTPSRSKSDRGIVYVETKGYKQDGTLVCVFRRKVMVPTETYIKERGGEQPGRPELKAQEK